Within Actinosynnema pretiosum, the genomic segment GCCGGGCCCGACCGCCTGAACTGGGCGTTCGCCGCGCTGGTCGCCGGAGCCGCCAGCACCCCCAGGGAGAGCACCCCGTGACCGAGCACCCGAAGAACGAGCACCCGAAGAACGAGCACCACGAGATCACCGTCCTCGGCGCGGGCCTCGGCGGCCTGGCGCTGGCCGCCGTGCTGCGCCGCAACGGCGTCAACGCCGCCGTCCACGACCTGGACGCCTCCCCCACCTCGCGGGACCAGGGCGGGGTGCTGGACGTGCACGAGGACTCCGGGCAGGTCGCGCTGCGGGCGGCGGGCGCGTTCGACGCCTTCCGCGCGGCGGTCCACGAGGGCGGCGACGCGACCCGCGTGCTCGACCGGCACGGCGTCACGCGGCTGAGCGACGACGGCGGCAACGGCCGCCCCGAGATCGCGCGCGGCGACCTGCGGCGCGTCCTGCTGGACGCGGCGGGCGGCGACGTGCGGTGGGGGTCGAAGGCCGTGGCGGTCCACCCGCTCGCGGGCGGGCGGCACCGGGTGGTGTTCGCCGACGGCCACGAGCTGACCACCGACCTGCTGGTCGGCGCGGACGGCGCGTGGTCGCGGGTCCGCCCGCTGCTGTCCCCGGCGGTCCCGGAGTACACCGGGGTGTCGTTCGTGGAGCTGACCCTGCCGGACGTCGCGGGGCGCCACCCCGCGATCGCCGAGCTGGCGGGCCCCGGCGGGATGTTCGCGCTGGGCGACGAGCGCGGCTTCCTCGCCCACCGGGACGGCACGGGCGCGCTGCACGCGTACGCGGCGCTGCGGATCGGCCCGGACTGGCTGGGCTCGATCGACTTCACCGACGCCGAGGCGGCCAGGTCCGAGCTGCTGCGGCACTTCGCCGACTGGCACCCGGCCCTGCGCGCGCTGATCACCGAGGCGCCCGCGCCGCTGGTCCCGAGACCGATCCACGCCCTGCCGCGGGGGCACCGCTGGCCG encodes:
- a CDS encoding FAD-dependent oxidoreductase — its product is MTEHPKNEHPKNEHHEITVLGAGLGGLALAAVLRRNGVNAAVHDLDASPTSRDQGGVLDVHEDSGQVALRAAGAFDAFRAAVHEGGDATRVLDRHGVTRLSDDGGNGRPEIARGDLRRVLLDAAGGDVRWGSKAVAVHPLAGGRHRVVFADGHELTTDLLVGADGAWSRVRPLLSPAVPEYTGVSFVELTLPDVAGRHPAIAELAGPGGMFALGDERGFLAHRDGTGALHAYAALRIGPDWLGSIDFTDAEAARSELLRHFADWHPALRALITEAPAPLVPRPIHALPRGHRWPRTPGVTLLGDAAHLMSPFAGEGANLAMLDGAELGAALLAHPGDVEAALAAYEAAMFPRAEAAAAMSAAGLEACFEPSGPDALVSVMRGFAGTPA